The genomic region GGAATTGATACGAAATATATCAGCGTGCCGTCAATCTCGGAGCAAGGAGTCGCAGAGAACCAGCTGCAGTGACGATGCAAGCATTATGATCAGTTGGGGACAGGGGCGGCTCTGGCATCGCCATTGCAACCGACCCTCGAAGACTTCCTCGGGTAGTCACCATCATGTCATGACCAACAACCATATGCGCCTCACTTTCTACACAACAGCTAGAATCGAGTAGCAAGTATGAGTCGAGAATCTTAACGGTGATATTGTTTCCTCCTTGCAGGCCTGCTATATCAACATCGCTTTACCTCATGCTGCAGACCATCCACTGAAAGTCTGGAACTATCACTGAGCCATGGCACCACCATCCACAGTAATGGTCAGATTTGAAATCGTCAACATGTATCGGAATACGACCGCTCTTCTCGGCCGTCCAGTCGAGCTGGATACCTCAATGGACGCTCTGATACACAGTCTGGGACCCGTCCTCCGAAGCACCGCCGAAGTGCACAGGCAGGATCTTTTCGAACTGGATTCTTTGCCGAAAGGAAGGCGTGGTTTCTACGGTCGCTTCAATCTGAACTTCGACGAAGACCACATGCCAATCAGGAATACACTTGTCCACGAAGACCGATATGGGTTGTGCCGGTTCCAGGGTATCAAGGATTTGTTCACCACGGCAGAAATTGAGAAGGCTGAGGGCAGTGGGACGCCTCTTGTGGTGCCTCTATTACTGTCTCTCCGGGACATGCGTCTGAAGACGTCGTCAGATGGTAGTTACGAGATCGGTGCCGACTTTGGCTCGGCGCCGAAGCTACATGCTGTGATCGTTGAGAATGACTTGTCGCACCAGAGCTTGGAGGGAAAACTGAAGTTCACGTCAGCATACGAAGGACGATTCGCATACCGACGCCTGGATCCAGCAAGTGGAGAACATGCATTCGTCAGCATCCCCGGGGACAAAACAATGAATCAGGTCGAGAGTCTCGACTGGTACACCTGCCGTCAGGATCTTCTTGATTGGGTCGTCCAAATGGCACACGCTGGCGAGACCTCGAGGACCGGCGAGCCAATGATGACCTTCAACAGCTTCAAGCGCAGCCCGGCCATACAACCATGCCCTGAAGTCAAGACGCTGTATCTGATAGTCCGACTCGTGAACGAGATTGGTTCCATTGGTCTTGGCCATGTGCAGTTGCTACCAATGATACTGCTCAGGATCAAGGATGGCAAGTTGAGGTCGAAAAGGGTCAAGAACATTCTGATGGCAGTAATGGTACGCTATCCTATCGCAAGAGCCAGCGAAATCATGGCAGTCGAGACACGTTCGCAGTGGGAGATTCAACTTTGGGTTATGCCTCAAGTCGATCGTGAGCAGAGGAAGCTGCACCTGTATGAGAAGCAAGACGTGAAGGAGTTCTTGAATCCTGCCTGGTTCGGTGATGGAGGTGCGGCATGCTTGTATGTAGAAGCTCACCTGGTGCCTCGATTTTCCAGTGGGCGGATGAGAGGGGGTTGAGCTTGAGTAGCGTGAGAGACTGCCTGTAGCCACATTACTCGGGTAGCATTCTCCAACATGCATGTGTATGTGGCTGCTTTGACTGTGGTTTGTTTGTGTTGCCTGCCAGAACGTTGCTCGTCGCCAGAACGTCGTTCGGGGAGTGGTTCAGCCCGTTGTCGACATCATATCGGCTGGTGACGTTCGCGTTGACATGGCGCCAAAGTGGTAGGTTCTACCGATGAGAGATGATGAATACTGTATTCAAGGTGGCAGATCCTGGCTTCAGGCACCAAGGCCAACAATTCCTGAAACGCCTGGACATCATCATCTGTTTTACCACGAGTGTCATCGACAGCCTCTCATTCGAGGCTACATTGGCACATTACAGCTTCACGCTGACCTGATAGTACGTGGACATCGGCAGAAACCACGCCCAGCATCTACCGGTCGCAATATCAGCAACCAGCGAACGACTATGCGACCACAACGTTCAATCAGCCCGCAAAACGGCATACGCCTCGATATTTGCACATGATGGTCGGCGAATACTGCCTGAATGCTGTACAGTGAGGGTTCCGGGAGAGGGATGACCACTGTCCCATCAGAAGCACCCTCCTTGGATTACCCAAGCACATGCGAATGGCATCTGCTCGCCATGGCCTTGTCTTCTCATCACGACAACCCTGTTTCTTGAGGCACTGGACCTGTATACATACCCTCCTGTACGGCGATGTGACCAGGACGGGTCCCCCTCCACCCTCCAAGAGCTGCAATGCAGATCTGCATGTTTGCTGCCTCGGTCCAATGAATACGCAAGCCACCGCCACGAGCTCCATTGTGTCTCAATGCTTGATCTCTGACCGCATCAGCGTTGTTGACCTTGGACTGGTTATCCTCCTACTCACAAGATGCACCCGTGGTGCCTGATCATGTTCCGTGATCAGCCAGTCATCCAACACGGCAGCACAGTACAGCATCTGTCGGAGGGAGCGGATCACTTGCGATGCGAAGTAGAGACGCAATGTCCTTCGCCACAACTTACTCCGTCCATGTCGTGTCGTCAGTGGCAGACGACCTTATACCTCAGACTAGCGCGAATCTGCACCACTGGCCCGATGTCCTGATCTGTCACCTATAACACAAAGGTAGGAGTTACTGACATTCTTGGTACCACCCTGGAGACCTCTCACTACACAGCAATCTCACACTTCAATTCTCGTCCACCTACGACACCTTAGCCGGCATTGCCGCCCGCTGTGCACCTGGTGGCAAGTCGAAGTTGTGCTCAAAGCTGTCCATTCCAAAGACTGGTTCTGGTACAGAATCGAAGCTTAAGGCATATTTAGAACTACTCCTCCAAAAGGCGACCGCAAAGGGTCAACATGCGATTCTCCGACATCCTCTCGGCTGCTGGTTTGATAGTCGCAGCGCCTCTCGACTTCCAATTCTGCAACGGCAACGCCGACTTCTGCAGCAGAAAGTACTCCAACGTCTCTCTCATCGGCACGCACAACGCACCTTTCGTCGGAGACATTCGCAATGGCTTCGTCAACCAGGGCAAGACGGTCACTGAGCAGCTGGATGCCGGGATCCGCTTCCTCACTGGCCAGACGCATAAGCCAGTGAATATCTCTTTGGATCCGTTGGAGGCACTGTACATGTGCCACTCGAGCTGTGCTTTCTTCAACGCCGGCAAGTTGGTGGACTATCTGAGCACTGTCAAGGGATGGGTCGATGGACATCCTGATGAGGTTGTCACTCTGTTGCTCACCAATGGCGACAACGTGGACATTACTGTGTTCGAGCCTGCCTTCGAACAAAGCGGGATCAAAGATCTCGCTTTCGTTCCTTCCACAACGCCAGACAAGCTTCCAATGGATCAATGGCCGACATATGCGGAGATGATGACATCTGGAAAGAGGATTGTCGTCTTCTTAGACTACAAGGCCAACGAGACTGAAGTCCCGTACATTCTCGGTAAGAAACCTCCACCATCCCATGAGCCACAGCTTCCACTAACATAATTCAGACGAATTCACATACTACTTCGAAACCCCCTTCTCACAAACCGACCCAACATTCTCGCAATGCAAGCTCGACCGACCCAAGAATGGACAAGCAGACGGTAGAATGTACATCGTCAACCACGTGCTCAACAAAGACCTCTTGCCTGGCGATGGCGAGGTTGTCGTACCGGATCCTGACGCTGATTTCGCTGCCAATGCGGCGATAGGGCAAGGTAGTATTGGTGCACAGTCGGAGCTCTGTACGGAGCAGTGGGGAAGAGTGCCGAATGTTGTGCTTGTTGATCGGTTTGATCGTGGTGATGTGTTTACTGCGCAGAATATGATGAATGATGTTTCTGCTTGAGGGGAGTTGGCGTT from Fulvia fulva chromosome 2, complete sequence harbors:
- a CDS encoding PI-PLC X domain-containing protein 1 — protein: MRFSDILSAAGLIVAAPLDFQFCNGNADFCSRKYSNVSLIGTHNAPFVGDIRNGFVNQGKTVTEQLDAGIRFLTGQTHKPVNISLDPLEALYMCHSSCAFFNAGKLVDYLSTVKGWVDGHPDEVVTLLLTNGDNVDITVFEPAFEQSGIKDLAFVPSTTPDKLPMDQWPTYAEMMTSGKRIVVFLDYKANETEVPYILDEFTYYFETPFSQTDPTFSQCKLDRPKNGQADGRMYIVNHVLNKDLLPGDGEVVVPDPDADFAANAAIGQGSIGAQSELCTEQWGRVPNVVLVDRFDRGDVFTAQNMMNDVSA